Proteins from one Chitinophaga oryzae genomic window:
- the dut gene encoding dUTP diphosphatase, which translates to MADIIVKIINKSDNELPSYATDQAAGMDLRAHLETALTLQPLERVLVPTGLFMELPVGYEAQIRPRSGLAFKQGLSIPNSPGTIDADYRGEIKVIMINLSNEPQTIQPGDRIAQMIIAPYVQAVMQPVEVLNETVRGEGGFGHTGKS; encoded by the coding sequence ATGGCTGATATAATTGTGAAAATCATCAATAAGTCGGATAATGAACTGCCGTCTTATGCAACGGACCAAGCGGCGGGTATGGACCTGCGCGCACACCTGGAGACAGCGTTAACGCTCCAGCCATTGGAAAGGGTATTGGTACCTACCGGCCTGTTTATGGAACTGCCTGTCGGTTACGAGGCGCAGATCCGTCCGCGCAGCGGCCTGGCTTTTAAACAAGGCCTGTCCATACCCAATTCACCTGGCACCATCGACGCTGATTACAGGGGAGAGATCAAAGTAATTATGATCAACCTGTCCAACGAACCACAAACGATACAACCCGGAGACCGGATAGCCCAGATGATCATCGCTCCCTACGTACAGGCCGTAATGCAGCCCGTGGAAGTGCTGAACGAAACCGTTCGCGGTGAAGGAGGCTTCGGTCATACCGGTAAATCCTGA
- the ispF gene encoding 2-C-methyl-D-erythritol 2,4-cyclodiphosphate synthase, translating into MSSIRIGLGVDFHQLVEGRDFWLGGVKVPHHKGALGHSDADVLLHAICDAMLGALSLGDIGVHFPDTDNTYKNIDSKILLARCAQLIGEKGYGVVNVDSTLCLQAPKIKSYVPQMQAVIAEILRVGVEDVSVKATTTEKLGFVGREEGVTAHAVVLLEKIAQ; encoded by the coding sequence ATGAGTAGTATACGTATTGGTCTGGGAGTAGATTTTCATCAGCTGGTGGAAGGCCGGGATTTCTGGCTGGGCGGTGTGAAGGTGCCGCACCACAAAGGCGCTTTGGGGCACAGTGATGCAGACGTGCTGTTGCACGCTATCTGCGATGCCATGCTGGGCGCTCTGTCGCTGGGTGATATCGGCGTGCATTTCCCGGATACGGACAATACCTATAAGAATATCGACAGTAAGATACTGCTGGCCCGCTGTGCGCAGCTGATCGGCGAAAAAGGTTATGGTGTGGTGAATGTGGACAGCACCCTGTGCCTGCAGGCCCCTAAAATCAAGTCTTATGTACCTCAGATGCAGGCTGTCATTGCGGAAATACTGCGTGTAGGAGTGGAAGACGTATCTGTAAAGGCCACCACAACGGAAAAGCTGGGCTTCGTCGGACGTGAGGAAGGCGTTACCGCACACGCCGTCGTATTATTGGAGAAAATCGCTCAATAA
- the porV gene encoding type IX secretion system outer membrane channel protein PorV — MIRKVALSLVFIYGTFSSFETSAQINTDQIDGRTNTINTAVPFLRITPDARSGAMGDVGLAIAPDASSIYWNLSKLPFADAKAGVAVTYTPWLKELVNDVFLATVSGYTKLDEYQAISASLRYFSLGTINFRDVTNQDLGDFRPREFALDAGYARKLSDNFSMGLTARYIYSNLAGGQSNGSAMIRPAKAFAADLSAFYTKEFEKDDGLTNRLSLGGSISNIGTKISYTSSAQNKDFLPTNLGLGAAYTFALDEANQLTFALDVNKLLVPTPDSTGEYKEKGVLQGMFSSFGDAPGGLKEELREVMFSVGAEYWYNNMFAVRAGYFNENKYKGNRKYVTAGIGIKYDIFGLNFSYLVPSGSGIQRNPLSNTLRFTLTFDLGGRDEESRTGW, encoded by the coding sequence ATGATCCGAAAGGTAGCTTTGAGCCTTGTGTTCATATACGGTACTTTCAGCAGTTTTGAGACCTCAGCACAGATTAACACAGACCAGATTGATGGCCGTACCAATACAATCAATACTGCGGTGCCTTTTCTCCGTATAACGCCTGACGCCAGAAGCGGTGCTATGGGTGATGTGGGACTGGCGATTGCGCCGGACGCCTCTTCCATCTACTGGAACCTGTCCAAGCTGCCTTTTGCTGACGCAAAGGCAGGCGTGGCTGTTACTTACACTCCCTGGCTGAAGGAACTGGTGAACGACGTATTTCTGGCGACAGTCAGCGGATACACGAAGCTGGACGAATACCAGGCTATCTCAGCATCCCTGCGTTATTTTTCATTAGGGACCATCAATTTCAGGGATGTCACCAACCAGGACCTCGGGGATTTCCGTCCGCGGGAGTTCGCACTCGACGCCGGTTATGCCCGTAAATTGTCCGATAACTTCTCTATGGGATTAACCGCCCGTTATATCTACTCCAACCTGGCCGGCGGGCAGTCCAACGGAAGCGCCATGATCCGTCCTGCGAAAGCTTTCGCAGCAGATCTTTCGGCCTTCTATACCAAAGAGTTTGAAAAAGACGACGGGCTCACCAACCGTTTAAGCCTCGGTGGGTCCATTTCCAATATCGGTACTAAAATCTCTTATACCAGTTCCGCACAGAACAAGGACTTCCTGCCTACTAACCTGGGCCTCGGCGCTGCCTATACGTTCGCGCTGGATGAAGCCAATCAGCTGACTTTTGCGCTCGATGTCAATAAGTTGCTGGTGCCTACCCCGGATTCTACCGGCGAATACAAAGAAAAAGGCGTACTGCAGGGCATGTTCAGCTCTTTTGGGGATGCACCGGGCGGCTTGAAGGAGGAGTTACGGGAGGTGATGTTCTCCGTAGGCGCAGAATACTGGTACAACAATATGTTTGCAGTAAGGGCGGGATATTTCAATGAAAACAAATACAAAGGCAACCGTAAGTATGTAACGGCCGGTATAGGCATCAAATACGATATTTTCGGTCTGAATTTTTCTTACCTCGTGCCCTCCGGCTCCGGTATACAACGTAACCCGCTGTCCAATACGCTGCGCTTTACCCTTACGTTTGACCTGGGTGGCCGCGATGAAGAAAGCAGAACGGGCTGGTGA